A single region of the Actinoplanes sp. SE50/110 genome encodes:
- a CDS encoding BTAD domain-containing putative transcriptional regulator, whose amino-acid sequence MNDLEFRVLGPVEVWRRDRRVMLPGSKITTVLAALLLARGKVVPHAELSALLWGWDPPATVDAQIYTYVSRLRKRLDFAVRIVREHAGYTLDIGDSFVDLFAFEELAARGAERLAQGHRAAAADDLRGALALWRGPALANVTEPLGERHLPWLDEAYALACERRAEAELELGGSLELVPELTELVARYPLREQFRAQLVLALHRAGRRSEALVAYDRARRTLADQLGVGPGEALTLAYQEVLISDTAEPEPAPVRAAEPVLVTLPPDEQYFVGRADELAGLERLLTADRPAANGPRQVLLTGAVGTGKTALAVRAAHRCAGAFGGRIAYASLTDQNGAPLPAAAVLKRLLYGLGEPVEPGCGADELGLLFRAATARRPVLVILDDVPAGADLAALTPNHPAATLLLISRATLTVAGRRDTVLLEPMRPAEGIVLLAAVAGEERILADLDAARAVVGFCDALPAALRICGARLAARPLWSVRRLAHRLTDPARRLDELALGDESLRGRLLSAFRSLPDAARRGLPMLRDVGPDAFTVTSLHLPGGISEAEKEQVVDMLVQARLVEEVVADDLGGSQFRMPGLMRLLTLDVTRAAS is encoded by the coding sequence GTGAATGACCTGGAATTCCGTGTCCTGGGACCGGTGGAGGTGTGGCGGCGTGACCGCCGCGTCATGCTGCCCGGCTCCAAGATCACTACCGTTCTCGCCGCACTCCTGCTGGCCCGGGGAAAGGTCGTCCCGCACGCCGAGCTGAGTGCTCTGCTGTGGGGCTGGGACCCGCCCGCGACGGTGGACGCGCAGATTTACACCTACGTCTCCCGGCTGCGCAAGCGGCTCGACTTCGCGGTGCGCATCGTCCGCGAGCACGCCGGCTACACGCTCGACATCGGCGACTCGTTCGTCGACCTGTTCGCCTTCGAGGAACTGGCCGCCCGTGGCGCCGAGCGACTCGCCCAGGGACACCGGGCGGCGGCCGCCGACGACCTGCGCGGCGCCCTCGCGCTGTGGCGCGGCCCGGCGCTGGCCAACGTCACCGAGCCGCTGGGCGAGCGGCACCTGCCCTGGCTGGACGAGGCGTACGCGCTGGCCTGTGAACGCCGCGCCGAGGCCGAGTTGGAGCTGGGCGGCAGCCTGGAACTGGTCCCGGAGCTCACCGAGCTGGTCGCCCGCTACCCGCTGCGCGAGCAGTTCCGGGCCCAGCTGGTGCTGGCCCTGCACCGGGCCGGGCGGCGCTCGGAGGCGCTGGTCGCCTACGACCGGGCCCGCCGGACGCTGGCCGACCAGCTCGGGGTCGGCCCCGGCGAGGCGCTCACCCTGGCCTACCAGGAGGTGCTGATCAGCGACACGGCCGAGCCGGAGCCGGCCCCGGTGCGGGCTGCCGAGCCGGTGCTGGTCACGCTGCCGCCGGACGAGCAGTACTTCGTCGGCCGGGCCGACGAGCTGGCCGGGCTGGAGCGGCTGCTCACCGCCGACCGGCCGGCCGCCAACGGGCCCCGGCAGGTGCTGCTCACCGGCGCGGTCGGCACCGGCAAGACCGCGCTGGCGGTGCGGGCCGCGCACCGGTGCGCCGGCGCCTTCGGCGGACGGATCGCGTACGCCTCGCTGACCGACCAGAACGGCGCGCCGCTGCCCGCCGCCGCGGTGCTCAAGCGGCTGCTCTACGGACTCGGCGAGCCGGTCGAGCCCGGCTGCGGCGCCGACGAGCTGGGTCTGCTCTTCCGGGCCGCCACCGCCCGCCGCCCGGTGCTGGTCATCCTGGACGACGTGCCGGCCGGCGCCGACCTGGCCGCGCTCACCCCGAACCACCCGGCCGCCACCCTGCTGCTGATCAGCCGGGCCACCCTGACGGTCGCCGGCCGGCGCGACACCGTGCTGCTGGAGCCGATGCGCCCGGCCGAGGGCATCGTGCTGCTGGCGGCGGTCGCCGGGGAGGAGCGGATCCTCGCCGATCTGGACGCGGCCCGGGCCGTGGTCGGATTCTGTGACGCGCTGCCGGCCGCGCTGCGGATCTGTGGCGCCCGGCTGGCCGCCCGTCCACTCTGGTCGGTGCGTCGCCTCGCGCACCGGCTGACCGACCCGGCCCGCCGTCTCGACGAGCTGGCCCTGGGCGACGAGTCGCTGCGCGGCCGGCTGCTCTCCGCCTTCCGGTCGCTGCCCGACGCCGCACGGCGCGGCCTGCCGATGCTCCGCGACGTCGGGCCGGACGCGTTCACGGTGACCTCGCTGCACCTGCCCGGCGGCATCTCCGAGGCGGAGAAGGAGCAGGTCGTCGACATGTTGGTGCAGGCCCGCCTGGTCGAGGAGGTGGTGGCCGACGACCTCGGCGGCAGCCAGTTCCGGATGCCCGGGCTGATGCGTCTGCTGACCCTCGACGTGACCCGCGCGGCGAGCTGA
- a CDS encoding TauD/TfdA family dioxygenase has translation MAGHSWKPLDITAEDIGTAATPEALAGHLDSLGTALDDLLVQEKALVFRGFGVTPAELDGVFDRLLPRRLAYVNGNSPRTKVGSNLYTSTEYPAEFTISMHNEMSYATSWPSRLAFYCQIAAATGGATPLVDAQLWLESLDPGVREAFAGGVRYTQNLHGGRGLGKSWQQTFETEDRAAVDEYLTAAGAEWTWRNDGSLHVEQPRPATTRHPVTGAEVWFNQSDQWHPAALGDETAKALAQILPPEELPQYVTFADGSTIPDEYVIQVRDRGLENAVDVDWRVGDVMVFDNLLVAHGRRSFTGQRRVLVAMTD, from the coding sequence ATGGCCGGCCACAGCTGGAAGCCGTTGGACATCACGGCAGAAGACATCGGTACCGCGGCGACCCCGGAGGCCCTCGCCGGCCACCTCGACTCGCTCGGCACCGCCCTCGACGACCTCCTGGTGCAGGAGAAGGCCCTGGTCTTCCGGGGCTTCGGGGTGACCCCCGCGGAGCTCGACGGCGTGTTCGACCGGCTGCTGCCGCGCCGGCTCGCGTACGTCAACGGCAACTCGCCGCGCACCAAGGTCGGCTCGAACCTGTACACCTCGACCGAGTATCCGGCCGAGTTCACCATCTCCATGCACAACGAGATGTCGTACGCGACCAGCTGGCCCAGTCGGCTCGCGTTCTACTGCCAGATCGCCGCGGCGACCGGCGGTGCCACCCCGCTGGTGGACGCGCAGCTCTGGCTGGAGTCGCTCGACCCCGGGGTGCGCGAGGCGTTCGCCGGGGGCGTGCGGTACACCCAGAACCTGCACGGCGGCCGCGGGCTCGGCAAGAGCTGGCAGCAGACCTTCGAGACCGAGGACCGCGCGGCCGTCGACGAGTACCTGACCGCTGCCGGCGCCGAGTGGACCTGGCGCAACGACGGGAGCCTGCACGTCGAGCAGCCACGCCCGGCCACCACCCGGCACCCGGTGACCGGCGCCGAGGTCTGGTTCAACCAGTCCGACCAGTGGCACCCGGCCGCGCTGGGCGACGAGACCGCCAAGGCGCTCGCCCAGATCCTGCCGCCCGAGGAACTGCCGCAGTACGTGACGTTCGCGGACGGCTCCACCATCCCCGACGAGTACGTCATCCAGGTCCGCGACCGTGGCCTGGAGAACGCCGTCGACGTCGACTGGCGGGTCGGCGACGTCATGGTCTTCGACAACCTGCTGGTCGCGCACGGGCGGCGCTCGTTCACCGGCCAGCGCCGGGTCCTCGTCGCGATGACCGACTGA
- a CDS encoding MbtH family NRPS accessory protein: MSEQNTHLVVLNDEEQYSIWWADRDLPAGWTAEGFAGSQEQCLEHIDAVWTDMRPASLRRRMAEASAA; the protein is encoded by the coding sequence ATGTCCGAGCAGAACACGCACCTGGTCGTCCTGAACGACGAGGAGCAGTACTCGATCTGGTGGGCCGACCGCGACCTGCCGGCCGGCTGGACCGCCGAGGGCTTCGCCGGCAGCCAGGAGCAGTGCCTGGAGCACATCGACGCGGTCTGGACCGACATGCGCCCGGCCAGCCTGCGCCGGCGCATGGCCGAGGCCAGCGCCGCCTGA
- a CDS encoding non-ribosomal peptide synthetase, producing the protein MHQNSPTSTQATTALTPELIGSQAVLTPDAVAVVDGVRRLTYRELDTRSAQFAHHLRERGAGPGTHVGVLLGRGLDLIAGLLGIWRAGAAYLPLDPTHPQGRLTGILTASGCGLVLCDPADAVRVTTAGAEPVHLSAAAGHPATAPAVDRGADDIAYVEHTSGSTGVPKGVVVTHGGLANLLGWATGDVGIGAGDRVLQRTSLVYDAHAFEIFAPLTRGGTLVLAPAGDTAPATLLRVIAEHAVTVLQVVPSILHTLVEEDGWAGCGTLRTVVSGGEQLHAEPVERLRRLVPGVVVWNVYGPTETTINSIATRVDPAQTTGPVPIGRPLPRTRVQVVDEHGRVVGVGVPGELLIGGAGLARGYLGRPGLTAERFLPDPLAKDGGRVYRTGDGVRWRADGQLEYLGRLDDQVKVNGVRLEPAEIEAALATHPEVVAAAVTTYRLADGAARLVAYVVPRGAAGRELDAALRTHLLDLLPPSHVPGRFVHLAALPQVASGKVDRRALPHPDAAGADDRRTGAVPATPSELLVKNAWQHLLGSTVEGRELTLEDDFFRLGGTSLQLTKLLSDLRGQTGADLSLRSLLYAPTLLAQARLLDDARVGAALPRVPRGGGVPLSSGQQRLWFMDRLNPASPEWMAGLLFRLPAGADRTLAEQALNVLVARHESLRTRYAEVAGEPRQFIRPEVLIEVAEQQVSPAGLADALADLLGRGIALGGDEPLLRAVVLDVADGRRLLAVAMHHITTDGWSAAVLEREFAQVIGALVAGRSPALPALPVQYADFAAWQRDRLTDEVVEAELSYWSTVLDGLQPLTLATDRPRPRVRDGRGSIVPITVAPALVRSLDALAAEAGTTRFTTILALYATVLARFSGQWDIPIGTVVAGRGRAELDGVVGFFLNNLVLRCRLDPAAGVAESVARLGTVTRDAFAHQELPFDVLVDRLVPEPDLSRTPLYQAAFDLHGADFNETVDDDLGAIREMWRVTHTDLTLLLRPTADGGLVGGLEYATSLFDEETADRIAATLEHALTEAAAAPGTPLGLLDTLTDQDAYDLRLWSRGEPAIDGGLVPAGVVEQAGRTPDAVAVRGDGFALTFAELLDRAGAVAGSLRSAGVGRGDLVGVLVERGPWLHAALLGVWLAGAAYVPVDPDFPVTRAQSMLAGAAALVTDASRAGVFDGPVTVLEELVPAAVAPAAIDPDELAYVIYTSGSTGRPKGVAVTHRGLANHVNWAVRDLARAGDGGGAVFSSVAFDLVVPNVWAPLLAGRPVHLLPQDLDLAELGSRLTAAGPFSFLKLTPGHLEVLSHQLSPGEVRDLAGRIVVAGEALQGTLAARYSPSGRLINEYGPTEASVGTCIHPVPADPGTGVVPIGSPLPGMVMRVLDDRLLQVPVGGLGELCVGGTGVARGYVDRPALTAARFVPDPYGPAGSRLYRSGDVVRWRGDGAVEFLGRFDDQVKIRGYRVEIGEIEAVLREHAGVADARILVDDQGGVKRLVACWVPVGPEPVGDDELREHCAGLLPDFMLPAAFLSIAAIPLNANGKVDRAALPDPAPRPESRDAEPLSPVAEFVQQLWRERCGIVAGPRENFFHAGGNSIIAIRLIAAIQDEFGVTLPVRAVFEGPTVVEMAQLIENLIRDEIEQMSDSEVVADLTLSEEPQA; encoded by the coding sequence ATGCACCAGAACTCGCCGACCAGCACCCAGGCCACTACGGCGCTCACGCCTGAGCTCATCGGCTCCCAGGCAGTGCTCACGCCGGACGCCGTAGCCGTCGTCGACGGCGTCCGGCGGCTGACCTACCGGGAGCTGGACACCCGTTCCGCACAATTCGCCCATCACCTGCGGGAGCGGGGCGCCGGCCCGGGCACCCACGTCGGGGTGCTGCTCGGCCGTGGCCTCGACCTGATCGCCGGACTGCTCGGCATCTGGCGGGCCGGCGCCGCCTACCTCCCGCTCGACCCGACGCACCCGCAGGGCCGGCTGACCGGCATCCTGACCGCCTCCGGCTGCGGGCTCGTGCTCTGCGACCCGGCGGACGCCGTCCGGGTGACCACGGCCGGCGCCGAGCCGGTGCACCTGAGCGCGGCGGCCGGGCACCCGGCCACCGCGCCCGCGGTCGACCGTGGCGCCGACGACATCGCGTACGTCGAGCACACCTCCGGCTCGACCGGCGTCCCGAAGGGCGTCGTGGTCACCCACGGCGGCCTGGCCAACCTGCTCGGCTGGGCGACCGGGGACGTCGGGATCGGGGCGGGCGACCGGGTGCTGCAGCGCACCTCACTGGTCTACGACGCGCACGCCTTCGAGATCTTCGCCCCGCTGACCCGCGGCGGCACCCTGGTGCTCGCCCCGGCCGGCGACACTGCCCCGGCCACCCTGCTGCGGGTGATCGCCGAGCACGCGGTCACCGTGCTGCAGGTCGTCCCGTCGATCCTGCACACGCTGGTCGAGGAGGACGGCTGGGCCGGCTGTGGCACGCTGCGCACCGTCGTCTCGGGCGGCGAGCAACTGCACGCCGAGCCGGTCGAGCGGCTGCGCCGGCTGGTCCCCGGCGTGGTGGTGTGGAACGTCTACGGACCCACCGAGACCACGATCAACTCGATCGCCACCCGGGTCGATCCCGCCCAGACGACCGGCCCGGTGCCGATCGGCCGGCCGCTGCCGCGCACCCGGGTCCAGGTGGTCGACGAGCACGGCCGGGTGGTCGGCGTCGGCGTCCCCGGTGAGCTGCTGATCGGCGGCGCCGGCCTGGCCCGCGGCTACCTCGGCCGGCCGGGGCTGACCGCGGAGCGGTTCCTGCCCGACCCGCTGGCCAAGGACGGCGGCCGGGTCTACCGCACCGGCGACGGCGTCCGCTGGCGTGCCGACGGGCAGCTGGAGTACCTGGGGCGGCTCGACGACCAGGTGAAGGTCAACGGGGTGCGGCTGGAGCCGGCCGAGATCGAGGCGGCCCTGGCCACCCACCCGGAGGTGGTGGCCGCCGCGGTCACCACGTACCGCCTGGCGGACGGCGCGGCCCGGCTGGTCGCCTACGTCGTGCCGCGCGGTGCGGCCGGCCGCGAACTGGACGCCGCGCTGCGTACCCACCTGCTCGACCTGCTGCCCCCGTCGCACGTGCCCGGCCGCTTCGTCCACCTGGCCGCGCTGCCGCAGGTGGCCAGCGGCAAGGTGGACCGTCGCGCGCTGCCCCACCCGGACGCGGCCGGGGCCGACGACCGACGCACCGGCGCGGTCCCGGCCACCCCGTCCGAGCTGCTGGTCAAGAACGCCTGGCAGCATCTCCTCGGGTCCACAGTAGAGGGCCGGGAGCTGACCCTGGAGGACGACTTCTTCCGGCTCGGCGGCACCTCGCTGCAGCTCACCAAACTGCTGTCCGACCTGCGCGGACAGACCGGCGCCGACCTCAGCCTGCGCTCGCTGCTCTACGCACCCACCCTGCTCGCCCAGGCCCGTCTGCTCGACGACGCCCGGGTCGGCGCCGCGCTGCCCCGGGTCCCGCGGGGCGGCGGGGTGCCGCTCTCCAGCGGCCAGCAGCGCCTGTGGTTCATGGACCGGCTCAACCCGGCCAGCCCGGAGTGGATGGCCGGCCTGCTGTTCCGGCTCCCGGCCGGCGCCGACCGGACCCTCGCCGAGCAGGCCCTGAACGTCCTGGTGGCCCGGCACGAGTCGCTGCGCACCCGGTATGCCGAGGTGGCCGGCGAGCCGCGTCAGTTCATCCGCCCCGAGGTGCTCATCGAGGTGGCCGAGCAGCAGGTCAGCCCGGCCGGCCTGGCCGACGCGCTGGCCGACCTGCTGGGCCGCGGGATCGCGCTGGGCGGCGACGAGCCGCTGCTGCGCGCGGTGGTGCTGGACGTCGCCGACGGCCGCCGCCTGCTCGCCGTCGCGATGCACCACATCACCACCGACGGCTGGTCGGCCGCCGTGTTGGAGCGCGAGTTCGCCCAGGTGATCGGCGCGCTGGTGGCCGGGCGCAGCCCGGCGCTGCCGGCGCTGCCGGTGCAGTACGCGGACTTCGCCGCCTGGCAGCGCGACCGGCTCACCGACGAGGTGGTGGAGGCCGAGCTCAGCTACTGGTCGACCGTGCTGGACGGGCTGCAGCCGCTGACCCTGGCCACCGACCGGCCCCGCCCGCGGGTCCGCGACGGCAGGGGCTCGATCGTCCCGATCACCGTCGCGCCGGCGCTGGTCCGCTCGCTGGACGCGCTCGCCGCCGAGGCCGGCACCACCCGGTTCACCACCATCCTGGCGCTCTACGCCACCGTGCTGGCCCGGTTCAGCGGCCAGTGGGACATCCCGATCGGCACCGTGGTGGCCGGGCGCGGCCGAGCCGAGCTGGACGGCGTGGTCGGCTTCTTCCTGAACAACCTGGTGCTGCGCTGCCGGCTCGACCCGGCGGCCGGCGTGGCCGAGTCGGTGGCCCGGCTCGGCACGGTCACCCGGGACGCCTTCGCCCACCAGGAGCTGCCCTTCGACGTGCTGGTCGACCGGCTGGTCCCCGAGCCGGACCTGTCCCGCACCCCGCTCTACCAGGCCGCCTTCGACCTGCACGGGGCGGACTTCAACGAGACCGTCGACGACGACCTGGGCGCGATCCGGGAGATGTGGCGGGTCACCCACACCGACCTGACCCTGCTGCTGCGCCCGACCGCGGACGGCGGGCTGGTCGGTGGCCTGGAGTACGCCACCAGCCTGTTCGACGAGGAGACCGCGGACCGGATCGCGGCCACCCTGGAGCACGCGCTGACCGAGGCGGCCGCCGCCCCGGGCACCCCGCTGGGGCTGCTGGACACGCTGACCGACCAGGACGCGTACGACCTGCGGCTGTGGAGCCGCGGCGAGCCGGCGATCGACGGCGGACTCGTGCCGGCCGGCGTGGTCGAGCAGGCCGGCCGGACGCCGGACGCCGTCGCGGTGCGTGGCGACGGCTTCGCGCTGACCTTCGCCGAGCTGCTGGACCGCGCCGGCGCGGTGGCCGGTTCGCTGCGCTCCGCCGGGGTGGGCCGGGGCGACCTGGTCGGCGTGCTGGTCGAGCGTGGCCCGTGGCTGCACGCCGCGCTGCTCGGCGTCTGGCTGGCCGGCGCCGCGTACGTCCCGGTGGATCCGGACTTCCCGGTGACCAGGGCCCAGTCGATGCTGGCCGGCGCCGCCGCGCTGGTCACCGACGCGTCCCGGGCCGGGGTCTTCGACGGGCCGGTCACCGTGCTCGAGGAGCTGGTGCCGGCCGCCGTCGCGCCGGCCGCCATCGACCCCGACGAACTGGCGTACGTCATCTACACCTCCGGTTCCACCGGCCGCCCCAAGGGCGTCGCGGTCACCCACCGCGGCCTGGCCAACCACGTCAACTGGGCGGTCCGTGACCTGGCCCGGGCCGGTGACGGCGGCGGCGCGGTGTTCTCCTCGGTCGCCTTCGACCTGGTCGTCCCGAACGTCTGGGCGCCGCTGCTGGCCGGCCGGCCGGTCCACCTGTTGCCGCAGGACCTGGACCTGGCCGAGCTGGGCTCGCGGCTGACCGCGGCCGGGCCGTTCAGCTTCCTCAAGCTGACCCCGGGCCATCTGGAGGTGTTGTCCCACCAGCTGTCCCCGGGCGAGGTGCGGGATCTGGCCGGCCGCATCGTGGTGGCCGGCGAGGCACTGCAGGGCACCCTGGCCGCCCGCTACTCGCCGTCCGGCCGGCTGATCAACGAGTACGGCCCGACCGAGGCCAGCGTGGGCACCTGCATCCACCCGGTGCCGGCCGATCCGGGCACCGGCGTGGTGCCGATCGGCTCGCCGCTGCCCGGCATGGTGATGCGGGTGCTCGACGACCGGCTCCTCCAGGTGCCGGTCGGCGGGCTCGGCGAGCTCTGTGTCGGCGGCACCGGCGTGGCCCGCGGCTACGTGGACCGCCCGGCGCTGACCGCGGCCCGGTTCGTGCCGGACCCGTACGGCCCGGCCGGCTCGCGGCTCTACCGCTCCGGCGACGTGGTCCGCTGGCGCGGCGACGGTGCGGTGGAGTTCCTCGGCCGCTTCGACGACCAGGTCAAGATCCGGGGTTACCGGGTGGAGATCGGCGAGATCGAGGCGGTGCTGCGCGAGCACGCCGGGGTGGCCGACGCCCGGATCCTGGTCGACGACCAGGGCGGGGTGAAACGGCTGGTGGCCTGCTGGGTGCCGGTCGGGCCGGAGCCGGTCGGCGACGACGAGCTGCGCGAGCACTGCGCCGGTCTGCTGCCCGACTTCATGCTCCCGGCCGCGTTCCTGTCGATCGCGGCGATCCCGCTGAACGCCAACGGCAAGGTCGACCGGGCCGCGCTGCCCGACCCGGCCCCGCGGCCGGAGAGCCGGGACGCCGAGCCGCTCTCCCCGGTCGCCGAGTTCGTCCAGCAGCTCTGGCGTGAACGGTGCGGGATCGTGGCCGGTCCCCGGGAGAACTTCTTCCACGCCGGCGGCAACTCGATCATCGCGATCCGGTTGATCGCCGCCATCCAGGACGAGTTCGGCGTCACGCTGCCCGTCCGCGCCGTCTTCGAGGGCCCGACCGTGGTCGAGATGGCCCAGCTGATCGAGAACCTGATCCGTGACGAGATCGAGCAGATGTCCGATTCCGAGGTCGTCGCGGACCTCACCCTGAGCGAGGAGCCGCAGGCATGA